A stretch of the Pelmatolapia mariae isolate MD_Pm_ZW linkage group LG23, Pm_UMD_F_2, whole genome shotgun sequence genome encodes the following:
- the LOC134620419 gene encoding T-cell surface glycoprotein CD3 zeta chain-like has protein sequence MALQMWISGLLVLASMVSPAEAMNMYDPQLCYILDGFLGIYGLIITGMFIKEKFFKSKAKMEEEGLYSDLKGQDPATYEPLRTGDPESGRGRNRRVADDATYTGLNKRTDGEYKELPLKRPKKNEQVYQGLSSATRDTYDSLQMQSLPPR, from the exons ATGGCGCTCCAGATGTGGATATCTGGCCTGCTGGTCCTCGCCTCAATGGTCTCCCCGGCTG AGGCGATGAACATGTACGACCCTCAACTGTGTTACATCCTGGATGGCTTCCTCGGCATTTATGGCCTCATCATCACTGGCATGTTCATCAAAGAGAag TTCTTCAAATCGAAAGCGAAGATGGAGGAGGAGGGCTTATACAGT GACCTGAAAGGTCAGGATCCAGCTACTTACGAGCCACTGAGAACGGGAGACCCCGAGAGTGGACGAGGAAGA AACCGCAGGGTAGCTGATGACGCCACGTACACG gGCCTGAACAAACGCACAGATGGAGAATATAAGGAGCTTCCTCTGAAG CGTCCAAAAAAGAACGAACAGGTTTACCAG GGTCTGAGTTCGGCCACCAGGGACACCTACGACTCCCTCCAGATGCAATCGCTTCCACCTCGCTAA
- the dnajc27 gene encoding dnaJ homolog subfamily C member 27, whose product METNPPKRRDNKKSLRVKVISLGNAEVGKSCIIKRYCEKRFVPKYLATIGIDYGVTKVQVRDREIKVNIFDMAGHPFFYEVRNEFYKDSQGVLLVYDVGLRESFDALDSWLGEMKQEMGSQANMDSIVFVVCANKVDLTKRRVVDEGEGRLWAESRGFHYFETSAQSGEGINEMFQAFFSSITDMCENGGKRPVSEVSVGFTKEQADTIRRIRNSKDSWDMLGVKPGATREEVNKAYRKLAVLLHPDKCVAPGSEDAFKAVVNARTSLLKNIK is encoded by the exons ATGGAAACAAACCCGCCGAAAAGACGAGACAACAAGAAGTCTCTTCGGGTGAAGGTGATTAGCCTCGGGAACGCCGAGGTCGGAAAG AGCTGTATCATCAAACGTTACTGCGAGAAGAGGTTTGTTCCAAAGTATCTGGCAACCATTGGAATCGACTATGGCGTCACCAA AGTTCAGGTTCGAGACAGAGAAATCAAGGTGAACATCTTCGATATGGCCGGCCACCCGTTCTTCTATGAA GTGCGTAATGAGTTCTACAAAGACAGCCAGGGCGTGCTGCTCGTGTACGATGTCGGCCTGAGGGAGAGCTTCGACGCCCTCGACAGCTGGCTCGGCGAGATGAAACAAGAAATGGGCTCTCAGGCCAACATGGACAGCATTGTGTTTGTCGTCTGCGCCAACAAG GTGGACCTGACGAAGCGGCGGGTGGTGGATGAGGGCGAGGGGCGCCTGTGGGCGGAGTCCAGAGGCTTTCATTACTTTGAGACATCAGCACAGAGCGGCGAGGGCATCAACGAGATGTTTCAG GCGTtcttctcctccatcactgACATGTGCGAGAACGGCGGGAAGCGCCCGGTGTCGGAGGTCAGCGTCGGCTTCACCAAAGAGCAGGCCGACACCATCCGACGTATCCGCAACAGCAAAGACTCGTGGGATATGTTGGGAGTCAAACCCGGAGCCACGCG GGAGGAGGTGAACAAGGCGTACAGGAAGCTGGCAGTCCTGCTGCACCCAGACAAATGTGTTGCCCCCGGCAGTGAAGACGCATTCAAGGCGGTGGTGAACGCCCGCACCTCACTGCTAAAGAACattaaataa